A section of the Armatimonadota bacterium genome encodes:
- the gatB gene encoding Asp-tRNA(Asn)/Glu-tRNA(Gln) amidotransferase subunit GatB, whose amino-acid sequence MSPAAAGEMVIGLEIHVQLQTASKMFCGCAVTFGAPPNTLICPVCLGLPGALPVPNRRAVELGLRAAVALGCRIAPRSHFHRKNYYYPDLPKNYQISQYQYMDHPPLGVDGWLEFTVDGAERAVRIRRVHLEEDTGKLVHVEQDGVVTHTRVDYNRSGVPLMEIVTQPDLRSPAEAREFLVALRALLQYLEVSSGRMEEGTMRVDANLSLRAPDGTLGTRTEVKNMNSLRAVERALAYEAARQAEVLAGGGAVVQETRHWDERRQITFASRTKEEAEDYRYFPEPDLPPIVVDEAWVEAVRAALPELPAQKRSRYVHTLGLSPYDAELIVRQPRLAAFFEEALAAYPQAKTLANWLSGDIAGILNAEGKEIDQVALRPETLVTLLRLIDQGRISGRIAKELLPELVRAGGDPAALVTERGLEQISDAADLQRLVDRVIAAHPEAAEEFRRGKDRALSFLVGQVMRETRGRANPELVNRILRERLGG is encoded by the coding sequence GTGAGCCCGGCCGCCGCGGGGGAGATGGTCATCGGGCTGGAGATCCACGTCCAGCTGCAGACCGCCTCCAAGATGTTCTGCGGCTGCGCCGTGACCTTCGGCGCGCCGCCCAATACGTTGATCTGCCCCGTCTGCCTGGGGCTGCCCGGGGCCCTTCCGGTGCCCAACCGCAGGGCGGTGGAGCTGGGGCTGCGGGCTGCGGTCGCCCTGGGCTGCCGCATCGCCCCACGCAGCCACTTCCACCGGAAGAACTACTACTACCCCGACCTGCCCAAGAACTACCAGATCTCTCAGTACCAGTACATGGACCACCCGCCGCTGGGAGTGGACGGGTGGCTGGAGTTTACCGTGGACGGCGCCGAGAGGGCGGTACGCATCCGCCGTGTCCACCTGGAGGAGGACACCGGAAAGCTGGTCCACGTGGAGCAAGACGGGGTGGTCACACACACCCGGGTGGACTACAACCGCTCCGGAGTTCCCCTGATGGAGATTGTCACCCAGCCGGACCTGCGCAGCCCGGCGGAAGCACGGGAGTTCCTGGTGGCGCTAAGGGCCCTGCTGCAGTACCTGGAGGTGAGCAGCGGGCGCATGGAGGAGGGCACGATGCGGGTGGACGCCAACCTCTCCCTGCGCGCCCCCGACGGGACCCTGGGCACGCGCACCGAAGTCAAGAACATGAACTCCCTGCGGGCGGTGGAGCGGGCGCTGGCTTACGAGGCGGCTAGGCAGGCGGAGGTGCTGGCCGGCGGCGGCGCCGTGGTGCAGGAGACGCGCCACTGGGACGAGCGGCGGCAGATCACCTTTGCCTCCCGGACCAAGGAGGAGGCGGAGGACTACCGCTATTTCCCCGAACCGGACCTGCCGCCCATCGTGGTGGACGAGGCATGGGTGGAGGCGGTGCGGGCGGCCCTGCCGGAGCTGCCGGCGCAGAAGCGGTCCCGTTACGTGCACACCCTCGGACTGAGCCCCTACGACGCCGAGCTGATCGTCCGCCAGCCGCGCCTGGCCGCCTTCTTCGAAGAGGCCCTGGCGGCCTATCCCCAGGCCAAGACCCTGGCCAACTGGCTGAGCGGAGATATCGCCGGCATCCTGAACGCCGAGGGGAAGGAGATCGACCAGGTGGCACTGCGCCCCGAGACTCTGGTCACCCTGCTGCGCCTGATCGACCAGGGGCGCATCAGCGGGCGGATCGCCAAGGAGCTGCTGCCGGAGCTGGTGCGCGCGGGCGGCGACCCGGCGGCTCTGGTGACGGAGCGGGGCCTGGAGCAGATCAGCGACGCTGCGGATCTGCAGCGCCTGGTCGACCGTGTGATCGCTGCCCATCCGGAAGCGGCAGAGGAGTTTCGCCGGGGAAAGGACAGGGCGCTGTCCTTTCTGGTGGGACAGGTGATGCGGGAGACCCGCGGGCGGGCCAACCCCGAGCTGGTCAACCGCATCCTGCGGGAGCGCCTCGGTGGCTAG
- the rlmD gene encoding 23S rRNA (uracil(1939)-C(5))-methyltransferase RlmD, with protein sequence MARPGARPRLEPGRRLTVRFSGLAADGAAVAQVGAARIAVRYAIPGEEALIQVVRTSPAPLGAIVAVQRKSPDAATPPCPHFGRCGGCQLQHITLPAQRREKRALVVAALREVGVPPDLVRPCTGGQPWGYRSLLRATFDRRGPAVIAGFFGWGEQRLYNIASCPVQHPTNVRILHVVREAVRALDLPPYNRRRGSGLVRGVLGMTGQATGEALAVLSAAGPLPDRMAFVRAILDRVPGLVGLLLTVQPGHSTAFFGRSLALLWGRDYLEDEILGLRVRLRADAHILPNPGALPLLLQAVAQAGELRGDEQVLDAFAEAGLLTLALAQRVRRSVGVVSDRQAMTEAWFTAQRNGIANAVFYTRDPARVLAKLHQRGERTDVLVTAPPGEGLPQSLLDALAAVGPQRVVYVGRSLAVTARDLERLRRAAYRVRSVQPVDLFPQTGHVHAVVGLHRA encoded by the coding sequence GTGGCTAGGCCCGGCGCCCGCCCCAGGCTGGAGCCCGGTCGGCGTCTGACGGTCCGCTTCTCCGGGCTGGCCGCTGACGGGGCGGCCGTGGCGCAGGTGGGTGCCGCCCGCATCGCCGTACGCTACGCCATCCCCGGTGAGGAGGCGCTTATCCAGGTGGTGCGCACCTCGCCGGCGCCGCTGGGAGCCATCGTCGCCGTCCAGCGGAAGTCGCCCGATGCCGCCACGCCCCCCTGCCCGCACTTCGGCCGCTGCGGAGGATGCCAGCTCCAGCACATCACGCTGCCGGCACAGCGCCGAGAGAAGCGCGCCCTGGTGGTGGCCGCCCTGCGGGAGGTCGGCGTACCCCCGGACCTGGTGCGCCCGTGCACGGGCGGACAGCCCTGGGGCTACCGCAGCCTCCTGCGTGCCACCTTCGACCGACGCGGCCCGGCCGTCATCGCCGGGTTCTTCGGCTGGGGGGAGCAGCGCCTCTACAACATCGCAAGCTGCCCCGTCCAGCACCCTACCAACGTGCGCATCCTGCACGTGGTCCGGGAGGCGGTGCGGGCCCTGGACCTGCCGCCGTACAACCGGCGCCGCGGCAGCGGGCTGGTGCGCGGCGTCCTGGGGATGACCGGCCAGGCCACGGGAGAAGCGCTCGCCGTCCTCTCGGCGGCGGGGCCGCTGCCCGACCGTATGGCCTTCGTCCGGGCGATCCTTGACCGCGTGCCCGGCCTGGTGGGGCTGTTGCTGACCGTCCAGCCCGGCCACAGCACCGCCTTCTTCGGCCGGTCGCTGGCGCTGCTGTGGGGCCGCGACTACCTGGAGGACGAGATCCTGGGGCTGCGGGTGCGGCTGCGGGCGGACGCGCATATCCTGCCCAACCCCGGCGCGCTGCCGCTGCTGCTGCAGGCCGTGGCGCAGGCTGGAGAGCTGCGCGGCGACGAGCAGGTGCTGGACGCCTTCGCCGAGGCTGGCCTGCTCACTCTTGCCCTGGCGCAGCGGGTGCGCCGAAGCGTCGGCGTGGTCAGTGACCGGCAGGCCATGACCGAAGCCTGGTTCACGGCGCAGCGTAACGGGATCGCCAATGCGGTCTTCTATACCCGGGATCCGGCCAGGGTACTGGCCAAGCTGCACCAGCGGGGTGAGCGCACCGACGTGCTGGTGACGGCACCGCCGGGGGAGGGACTGCCGCAGTCCCTGCTGGATGCCCTGGCGGCCGTCGGTCCGCAGCGGGTGGTTTACGTGGGCCGCTCGCTGGCGGTGACCGCCCGCGACCTGGAGCGCCTGCGCCGC
- a CDS encoding dipeptide ABC transporter ATP-binding protein, with protein MAQATDDIILDVRDLYKYFPITKGFIFQRQVGAVKAVDGVSFQIRRGETMGLVGESGCGKTTTGRVILRLMEPTRGEAHFEGRNIFRLNKEELRRMRRDMQIIFQDPYSSLNPRMTVGDIIGEPLEIHNLARGREKLRRVQELLEIVGLAPYHANRYPHEFSGGQRQRIGIARALAVNPKLIICDEPVSALDVSIQAQVLNLLEELQKEFGLTYLFIAHDLSVVKHISDRIAVMYLGRIVEVADADELFANPQHPYTEALLSAVPIPDPEVRRERIILPGDVPSPVNPPQGCRFHTRCLYARESCRVNDQQLIDYWGTGHYVACEVLPFRQQRSKAAVLKPRA; from the coding sequence ATGGCCCAAGCCACTGACGACATCATCCTGGACGTGCGCGACCTATACAAGTACTTCCCCATCACCAAAGGGTTCATTTTCCAGAGGCAGGTGGGGGCGGTGAAGGCCGTGGATGGGGTCTCCTTCCAGATCCGCCGCGGGGAGACCATGGGGCTGGTGGGGGAGTCCGGCTGCGGCAAGACCACCACCGGCCGGGTGATCCTGCGGCTCATGGAGCCCACCCGGGGGGAGGCGCACTTCGAGGGGCGCAACATCTTCCGCCTGAACAAGGAGGAGCTGCGGCGGATGCGCCGCGACATGCAGATTATCTTCCAGGATCCCTACTCGTCGCTGAACCCGCGGATGACCGTAGGGGATATCATCGGGGAGCCCCTGGAGATCCACAACCTGGCCCGGGGGCGGGAGAAGCTGCGCCGGGTGCAGGAGCTGCTGGAGATCGTGGGCCTGGCCCCCTACCACGCCAACCGGTACCCTCACGAGTTCTCCGGCGGGCAGCGGCAGCGCATCGGCATTGCCCGGGCCCTGGCGGTGAACCCCAAGCTGATCATCTGCGACGAGCCGGTCTCCGCCCTGGACGTGAGCATTCAGGCCCAGGTGCTGAACCTGCTGGAGGAGCTGCAGAAGGAGTTCGGCCTGACCTACCTGTTCATCGCCCACGACCTCTCGGTGGTGAAGCACATCAGCGACCGCATCGCCGTCATGTACCTGGGGCGGATCGTGGAGGTGGCCGACGCGGACGAGCTGTTTGCCAACCCGCAGCACCCCTACACCGAGGCGCTACTCTCCGCCGTGCCCATCCCCGATCCGGAGGTGCGTCGGGAGCGGATCATCCTGCCCGGAGACGTGCCCAGCCCGGTGAACCCGCCGCAGGGCTGCCGCTTCCACACCCGTTGCCTCTACGCCCGGGAGAGCTGCAGGGTGAATGATCAGCAGCTGATCGACTACTGGGGGACCGGTCACTACGTGGCCTGCGAGGTCCTGCCGTTCCGGCAGCAGCGCAGCAAGGCGGCGGTGCTCAAGCCGCGTGCGTGA
- a CDS encoding ABC transporter permease, with protein sequence MGVLAERKLVRPELAVALSTWQIAVRRFRRNPLSLMGLILIAGFILMAVLAPLLAPPPPNARNPYMMPHAGYSPDPQPPRPGHPFGTTEQAFDIYYGIIWGARTAFRVGLLVVAISVLIGVLVGSVAGYFRGRVDEFLMRVVDIFLAFPGLILAVVVVAILGPGLENVLIALALVSWPGYARLLRGEILSVRERDYVEAARAMGASDIKIILRHILPNSIYPVLVVSSLDMGSIVVTAAALSFLGLGAPIGYADWGQIISLSRNWIIGAGGSAFAFWYTVVFPGAALVLFTLGWNLLGDAFRDILDPRLRGAT encoded by the coding sequence ATGGGAGTCCTCGCCGAGCGCAAGCTGGTCAGGCCAGAGCTGGCGGTTGCGCTCTCCACCTGGCAGATCGCCGTGCGCCGCTTCCGCCGCAACCCCCTCTCGCTGATGGGATTGATCCTCATCGCGGGCTTCATCCTCATGGCGGTGCTGGCCCCGCTGCTGGCCCCACCGCCGCCCAACGCGCGCAACCCTTACATGATGCCTCACGCCGGCTACAGCCCAGACCCGCAGCCTCCCCGGCCCGGCCACCCCTTCGGCACCACGGAGCAGGCTTTCGACATCTACTACGGGATCATCTGGGGGGCGCGCACCGCCTTCCGCGTGGGACTGCTGGTGGTGGCCATCTCGGTGCTCATCGGGGTCCTGGTGGGCAGCGTGGCCGGCTACTTCCGCGGTCGGGTGGACGAGTTCCTGATGCGCGTGGTGGACATCTTCCTGGCCTTCCCCGGCTTGATCCTGGCGGTGGTGGTGGTGGCCATCCTGGGGCCGGGGCTGGAGAACGTGCTCATCGCCCTGGCCCTGGTCAGCTGGCCGGGCTACGCCCGCCTGCTGCGCGGGGAGATCCTCTCGGTGCGGGAGCGGGACTACGTGGAGGCGGCCCGGGCCATGGGCGCCAGCGACATCAAGATCATCCTGCGCCACATCCTGCCCAACAGCATCTACCCGGTGCTGGTGGTCTCCTCCCTGGACATGGGCAGCATCGTGGTCACGGCGGCCGCCCTCTCCTTCCTGGGGCTGGGAGCGCCCATCGGCTACGCCGACTGGGGGCAGATCATCAGCCTCTCCCGAAACTGGATCATCGGCGCCGGGGGCAGCGCCTTCGCCTTCTGGTACACGGTGGTCTTCCCCGGAGCGGCGCTGGTGCTCTTCACCCTGGGGTGGAATCTCCTGGGCGACGCCTTCCGCGACATCCTCGATCCGCGCCTGCGGGGGGCCACGTAG
- a CDS encoding nucleotidyltransferase domain-containing protein, whose amino-acid sequence MGAVRRELSSRELSERLKVIAETYSEALKEGFADRLISVALFGSLARGEATPSSDIDLLVIMEELPRGRFARRRLLQVADQSIEAELAALHEEGIVADLCVILQTPEEAKTVRPLYLDLVEDAILLFDRDGFLAGALEQLKHSLRRKGARRLRLGKVRYWDLKPDLVPGEIFEI is encoded by the coding sequence ATGGGTGCTGTAAGGAGAGAACTTTCATCCAGAGAACTGAGCGAGAGGCTCAAGGTTATCGCCGAAACGTATTCTGAAGCACTGAAGGAAGGATTTGCCGACCGCCTGATCTCGGTGGCACTCTTTGGATCCCTCGCCCGGGGGGAAGCAACTCCGTCCTCGGACATTGATCTACTTGTAATCATGGAGGAGTTGCCCAGGGGAAGGTTTGCCCGCAGGAGGCTTCTCCAGGTGGCGGATCAAAGCATTGAGGCAGAGCTGGCGGCGCTGCATGAGGAAGGCATCGTCGCTGATCTGTGCGTGATCCTCCAAACGCCGGAGGAGGCAAAGACCGTCAGACCTCTCTACCTGGACCTGGTCGAGGATGCCATCCTGTTGTTCGACCGCGACGGATTCCTTGCCGGGGCCCTTGAACAACTGAAGCACTCATTGAGGCGCAAGGGGGCCCGCCGCCTCCGCCTGGGGAAGGTTCGCTACTGGGACCTCAAACCCGACCTGGTTCCGGGAGAGATCTTTGAGATATGA
- a CDS encoding ABC transporter substrate-binding protein produces the protein MSNTRWFMLPVLVAALALAFQPGLASGQAVKNPDTFIAVTFGDWDSLDWAWAYDTASFGVIFNIYEPLIFFEGGRMDRFAPMLATAVPTIQNGLLSRDGKTYTFPIRQGVRFHDGTPMTAEDVVYSLRRFLLTDRSGGPSSLLLEPILGLTSTRDDKGNLILKYADLTRAIRAQGNNVIITLKEPFGPFLSILAQWSYVIPKKTAIARGDWDGTAATMRKYNNPKKESMAFFEFANGTGPFKLERWDRAGRQMILVRNDNYWRTPARLRRVVIRQVDEPATRILMLKAGDADADLGVTRRELPQYVDVPGIRIIDDLPTGTSTNPAVFFTFNIDCAGNPDCGSGRLDGAGIPPNFFSDVNVRRGFAYAFDYNTFLQDGYRGKATLAKGVIPRGMFGFNEKQEYFTFDRARAAANFREAWGGQVWERGFKVTVLYNAGNVVRELGARILKDNIEAINPKFKIDIRGITWSSYLAAMDASKLPVFFIGWLADYPDPHNFTFHFMHSDGTFPHVQKFKNEEVDRLVTAAARETDRAKREQMYFELNRKYFELVPSFATVNAIAFRVQRSWVRGWYWNPMFPGTYYYTISKG, from the coding sequence ATGAGCAATACGCGGTGGTTTATGCTGCCTGTCCTGGTGGCGGCCCTGGCGCTGGCTTTCCAGCCGGGGCTGGCCAGCGGGCAGGCGGTGAAGAACCCGGACACCTTCATCGCGGTCACTTTCGGGGACTGGGACAGCCTGGACTGGGCCTGGGCCTATGACACCGCCAGCTTTGGCGTGATCTTCAACATCTACGAGCCGCTGATTTTCTTCGAGGGCGGCCGGATGGACCGCTTCGCGCCCATGCTGGCCACGGCCGTGCCCACCATCCAGAACGGGCTGCTCTCCCGGGACGGCAAGACGTACACTTTTCCCATCCGCCAGGGAGTCCGCTTCCACGACGGGACGCCTATGACCGCGGAGGACGTGGTCTACTCCCTGCGTCGCTTCCTGCTCACGGATCGCAGTGGCGGGCCGTCCTCGCTGCTGCTGGAGCCCATCCTGGGGTTGACCTCAACCCGGGACGATAAGGGCAACCTCATCCTGAAGTACGCCGACCTCACCCGGGCCATCCGCGCCCAGGGGAACAACGTGATCATCACCCTGAAGGAGCCCTTCGGCCCGTTCCTCTCCATCCTGGCCCAGTGGTCCTACGTCATCCCCAAGAAGACGGCCATCGCCCGGGGTGACTGGGACGGTACCGCGGCCACCATGCGCAAGTACAACAATCCGAAGAAGGAGTCCATGGCCTTCTTCGAGTTCGCCAACGGCACCGGACCCTTTAAGCTGGAGCGGTGGGACCGGGCGGGGCGGCAGATGATTCTGGTGCGCAACGACAACTACTGGAGGACGCCGGCCCGGCTGCGCCGCGTGGTCATCCGCCAGGTGGACGAGCCGGCCACCCGTATCCTCATGCTCAAGGCGGGGGACGCCGACGCTGACCTGGGGGTGACCCGCCGCGAGCTGCCCCAGTACGTGGACGTACCGGGCATCCGCATTATCGACGACCTGCCCACGGGAACCTCTACCAATCCGGCGGTCTTCTTCACCTTCAACATCGACTGCGCCGGGAACCCCGACTGCGGCAGCGGGCGCCTGGACGGAGCTGGGATCCCGCCCAACTTCTTCTCCGACGTCAACGTGCGCCGCGGCTTCGCCTACGCCTTCGACTACAACACCTTCCTGCAGGACGGCTACCGGGGCAAGGCCACCCTGGCCAAGGGGGTCATCCCGCGGGGCATGTTCGGCTTCAACGAGAAGCAGGAGTACTTCACCTTCGACCGGGCCAGGGCGGCGGCCAACTTCCGCGAGGCCTGGGGTGGGCAGGTCTGGGAGCGCGGCTTCAAGGTGACCGTGCTCTACAACGCCGGGAACGTGGTCCGGGAGCTGGGAGCACGCATCCTCAAGGACAACATCGAGGCCATCAACCCCAAGTTCAAGATCGACATCCGGGGCATCACCTGGTCCAGCTACCTGGCGGCGATGGATGCTTCCAAGCTTCCGGTCTTCTTCATCGGATGGCTGGCCGACTACCCCGACCCGCACAACTTCACCTTCCACTTCATGCACAGTGACGGGACCTTCCCCCACGTGCAGAAGTTCAAGAACGAGGAGGTGGACCGTCTGGTGACGGCGGCGGCACGGGAGACCGACCGGGCCAAGCGCGAGCAGATGTACTTCGAGCTCAACCGGAAGTACTTCGAGCTCGTACCGTCCTTTGCCACGGTGAACGCCATCGCCTTCCGCGTGCAGCGGTCCTGGGTGCGGGGGTGGTACTGGAACCCCATGTTCCCCGGGACCTACTACTACACCATCTCCAAGGGCTAA
- the gatA gene encoding Asp-tRNA(Asn)/Glu-tRNA(Gln) amidotransferase subunit GatA produces MTPAQLSVADLLLRLRRRQLAPSELLAACLARIQALDGTLHAFLYVHGEAAQAEAERWDQAYARGEEVPPLAGIPVAVKDIIATRGVPTTCGSRILEGWRPPYDATAMVRLREAGAILLGKTNTDEFAMGSSTENSAFGPTRNPWDPERVPGGSSGGSAAAVAAGMAPCALGTDTGGSIRQPAGLCGIVGLKPTYGRVSRYGLVAYGSSLDQIGPLTRTVEDAALLLQVLAGQDPRDATSAALPVPDYREALRAGVAGLRIGIAREGLGEGLQAGVRAAVLQAVEVLAGLGARLEEVTLPTIEYALPTYYLVATAEASSNLARYDGVRFGLRLEAPDIVAMFSRTRASGFGPEVKRRIMLGTYALSAGFYEAFYLKAQRARTLVRRDFEQAFQRVDLVLLPTSPTVAFRLGERVADPLQMYLADIFTIPVNLAGLPGISVPCGFAEGLPVGLQLVGRPFDEPTVLRAAAAYQEATAWHLQRPPLAEGGAGPIGGMRE; encoded by the coding sequence ATGACTCCCGCGCAGCTTTCCGTCGCCGACCTGCTGCTGCGGCTGCGACGTCGCCAGCTGGCACCCTCGGAGCTGCTGGCTGCATGTCTGGCCCGCATCCAGGCGCTGGACGGCACCCTGCACGCCTTCCTCTACGTGCACGGGGAGGCGGCGCAGGCGGAGGCGGAGCGGTGGGACCAAGCCTACGCCCGCGGTGAGGAGGTCCCGCCGCTGGCGGGGATTCCCGTCGCCGTCAAGGACATCATCGCCACCCGTGGCGTCCCCACCACCTGCGGCTCCCGCATCCTGGAGGGCTGGCGCCCTCCCTACGACGCCACGGCGATGGTCCGGCTGCGAGAGGCGGGCGCGATCCTCCTGGGGAAGACCAACACGGACGAGTTCGCCATGGGATCCTCCACCGAGAACTCTGCCTTCGGCCCCACACGCAATCCCTGGGATCCGGAGCGCGTCCCGGGCGGTAGCAGCGGAGGCTCGGCGGCGGCGGTGGCCGCGGGAATGGCGCCCTGCGCCCTGGGGACGGACACCGGGGGATCGATCCGCCAGCCCGCGGGGCTTTGCGGCATCGTCGGCCTCAAGCCCACCTACGGGCGCGTCTCCCGCTACGGCCTGGTGGCGTACGGTTCCTCCCTGGACCAGATCGGGCCTCTGACCCGTACCGTGGAGGACGCGGCGTTGCTGCTGCAGGTCCTGGCGGGGCAGGATCCCCGTGATGCCACCTCCGCCGCCCTCCCCGTGCCCGACTACCGAGAGGCGCTGAGGGCGGGGGTCGCGGGGTTACGCATTGGCATCGCCCGGGAGGGCCTGGGCGAGGGGCTGCAGGCCGGGGTGCGCGCCGCCGTCCTCCAGGCGGTGGAGGTGCTGGCAGGGCTGGGGGCCCGCCTGGAGGAGGTGACCCTGCCGACTATCGAGTACGCCCTGCCGACCTACTACCTCGTGGCGACGGCGGAGGCCAGCAGCAACCTGGCCCGGTACGACGGCGTGCGCTTCGGGCTGCGCCTGGAGGCGCCCGACATCGTGGCCATGTTCTCCCGCACCCGCGCGTCCGGGTTTGGCCCGGAGGTGAAGCGGCGCATCATGCTGGGCACCTACGCGCTCTCCGCTGGGTTCTACGAGGCCTTTTACCTCAAGGCGCAGCGGGCGCGCACGCTGGTGCGGCGCGACTTCGAGCAGGCCTTCCAGCGCGTGGACCTGGTCCTGCTGCCCACCTCTCCCACCGTGGCCTTCCGTCTGGGTGAGCGCGTGGCGGACCCGCTGCAGATGTACCTGGCGGATATCTTCACCATCCCGGTGAACCTGGCGGGGCTGCCCGGGATCTCCGTCCCCTGCGGCTTCGCCGAGGGGCTGCCGGTGGGACTGCAGCTGGTAGGGCGGCCCTTCGACGAGCCTACGGTGTTACGCGCCGCCGCCGCGTACCAGGAGGCGACCGCCTGGCACCTCCAGCGGCCTCCCCTGGCGGAGGGGGGAGCGGGTCCGATCGGAGGGATGAGGGAGTGA
- the gatC gene encoding Asp-tRNA(Asn)/Glu-tRNA(Gln) amidotransferase subunit GatC — protein MTIDLATVDRVARLARLSLSAQERERFTGQLQRILDYFARLQELDLSAVEPTAHVLAAANVLREDVVQAGLDRQEVLAAAPAQEEGFFIIPPVLEPV, from the coding sequence ATGACCATTGACCTCGCCACCGTTGATCGCGTGGCCCGCCTGGCCCGCCTTTCCCTCAGCGCGCAGGAGCGGGAACGGTTCACCGGGCAGCTGCAACGCATCCTCGATTACTTCGCCCGCCTGCAGGAGCTGGACCTCTCGGCGGTGGAGCCCACCGCGCACGTCCTGGCCGCAGCCAACGTTCTGCGGGAGGACGTGGTGCAGGCCGGTCTGGACCGGCAGGAGGTCCTGGCGGCGGCACCGGCACAGGAGGAAGGGTTCTTCATAATCCCGCCGGTCCTGGAACCCGTCTAG
- a CDS encoding ABC transporter permease: MTVFIARRLLLLPLVGIGVTLLIFSLLQLLSPQQRAALYVTDPRQLQAIDSIIREHGLDRPVYIQYVQWLGRVLQGDLGWSETAKMPVARAITTFFPATLELTLYTFLPILALGIWLGTKSAVHRDQIVDHFSRLFAIGGQSFPTFVWGLLLLMIFYGAWRLFPPGRLSLEANLVVLDPAQFRTYTHLVTVDALLNGKLWIFLDALRHLALPVITLSLVQTATLVRVTRSSMLETLRQDYVRTARAKGLEEPRVINKHARKNALIPVITLSALLFVGLLNGVVITETIYNYPGIGRWGANAAIQLDAPAVAGFALFSALLLVLGNLAADILYAWIDPRIRLG; the protein is encoded by the coding sequence GTGACGGTCTTCATCGCCCGCCGCCTGCTGCTGCTCCCCCTGGTGGGGATCGGGGTAACCCTGCTCATCTTCAGCCTGCTGCAGCTCCTCTCGCCGCAGCAACGGGCGGCGCTGTACGTCACCGACCCGCGGCAACTGCAGGCCATCGACAGCATCATCCGGGAGCACGGGCTGGATCGGCCGGTCTACATTCAGTACGTGCAGTGGCTGGGCCGGGTACTGCAGGGGGACCTGGGCTGGTCGGAGACGGCCAAGATGCCCGTGGCCCGGGCGATCACCACCTTCTTTCCGGCGACGCTGGAGCTCACCCTCTACACCTTCCTGCCCATCCTGGCCCTGGGCATCTGGCTGGGCACCAAGTCCGCGGTGCACCGGGATCAGATCGTCGACCACTTCTCCCGCCTCTTCGCCATCGGCGGGCAGTCCTTCCCCACGTTTGTCTGGGGGTTGCTGCTGCTCATGATCTTCTACGGGGCCTGGCGGCTCTTCCCTCCGGGACGGCTCTCCCTGGAGGCGAACCTGGTGGTACTGGATCCCGCCCAGTTCCGCACCTACACCCACCTGGTTACGGTGGACGCGCTGCTGAACGGTAAGCTGTGGATCTTCCTGGACGCGCTGCGCCACCTGGCGCTACCGGTGATCACCCTCAGCCTGGTGCAGACAGCCACCCTGGTGCGCGTCACCCGGTCCTCCATGCTGGAGACGCTGCGCCAGGACTACGTGCGCACCGCTCGGGCCAAGGGGCTGGAGGAGCCGCGGGTGATCAACAAGCACGCCCGCAAGAACGCCCTTATCCCGGTGATTACCCTCTCCGCCCTGCTCTTCGTCGGGCTGCTCAACGGGGTGGTGATCACGGAGACCATCTACAACTACCCGGGGATCGGCCGCTGGGGGGCCAACGCCGCCATCCAGCTGGACGCGCCCGCCGTGGCCGGGTTCGCCCTCTTCAGCGCCCTGCTGCTGGTCTTGGGAAACCTGGCCGCGGACATCCTCTACGCCTGGATCGACCCACGGATCCGTCTGGGGTAG
- a CDS encoding HEPN domain-containing protein — protein sequence MTNEEMARGYLTRAQRIIWEAEGHYAQQAWNLVVRRSQEAVELALKGALRFVGLEVPRVHDVGIFLKRHRDRLRGRLAEEIDQVAAISRRLRGEREVSFYGDEETGTPPEELYVHQDADQALRDARFVLSLCEELVRSAPGDV from the coding sequence ATGACCAACGAGGAAATGGCTCGCGGCTATCTGACCCGGGCCCAGAGGATCATCTGGGAGGCGGAAGGGCATTATGCACAGCAGGCCTGGAACCTGGTGGTCAGGCGGAGCCAGGAGGCCGTGGAGCTGGCGCTCAAAGGAGCGCTGCGCTTTGTGGGTCTGGAGGTCCCCCGGGTTCATGATGTGGGGATCTTCCTGAAACGGCACAGAGATAGGCTTCGCGGTAGGCTGGCCGAGGAGATCGACCAAGTGGCCGCTATCTCCAGGCGACTGCGTGGGGAACGGGAAGTCAGCTTCTACGGCGATGAGGAGACAGGGACTCCGCCCGAGGAGCTGTACGTCCATCAGGACGCCGATCAGGCGCTGAGGGATGCCAGGTTTGTCCTGTCACTGTGCGAGGAGCTGGTACGATCCGCGCCCGGTGACGTTTAG